TGCAGGGCATGCACTGAGCTGTGCCCGGCCTCAGCCCTCAGTGCCCCCTGGCTGCCTCAGGATGCGTGGGGAGGGTGCCTGGGCCCCTCCGCCGGCCACATTTCTGCCACTGCTACATATTTCCAGGCACATTCCCCCTACAATTAGCACATGCTCtttaattaattttcctcttttattgCTTCGCCCAAATTATCTCAACTATGGCGCCATTTGGCGTGCGCACGGTGGATAATGCTGCTATTTATGGCTTTCCCCTGTCAATGCTGCAGCTCGGGAGGCCAGGACGGCCATCTCCTCCTGGGGCCTCATCCTGTGCACAGTGCAGGGCACATCCGCGGGGTGGGCCAGCAGCTCGGGGATGGGAGTATCGTCTGTCCTTGTCCCCATCACCTGCCCCGTCCTCAGGCCATACAGCCCCTGGCTCTGTTTTGTGGGTGGCAGCTCTTCCCCAGACCCCTGAGCTGGGAAAATCCTGCTGGCCATTACTGTGGTGATATATCCTTCCAAGTGAAAATGGAGCTGAATCAGGCAAAGCTGCTAAATTAAGTCTGTCTGGAATAAGCTGTTAAATACTGAAACCTTCTGAACACCAAGGGGAGATGGATAAAACCCTCCAAAAGCTCCTGAAGATGCACCCAGCAGaaaggggctgcggggggggggagtgtgatGAGCAAGGGGAAGCCCAAGGAAAGGGAAGGATGCTCCCAAACCCCAACGCAATGGGAACTGAGGCACACAGATGCGGCCGCGGGCACAGAGGCTGTCCGTGGCAGAGGGCATGGGCTTCAGCCACCAGCCAGCACTGGGACACGTGGgccatccccacagcccccctTGGTGTGAGCACCGGGGACGGGGTGGCCACCACCACCGGCTTAAAactgcagctctgagctgcaCAGGAATCCATCTTTCTACCTTTAATAAGCtttctccctttaaaaataatcattacCAATAAACAAATATACCAGCCAGTATATATAAGCATCAAATTAAGTAGCTACATGCATTTGTTATATTTGATATAGCCTTGTTAACTGGAAATTCCTAGGTTTGGAATATGTATTGATTTCAGCAAACATATATTATTTTACTGTAAGTACCAACAGCCATTGTAGTTAATATAcaacagtttaatttaaaatgcattagtttaataaaaatgcataaaatagaaGAGAATTGCATTAgcttaaataaaaaattcaatttCATAAATATTATCCAGTGTTAAAATGCATTGATTTCCTGGGAAAATGTATTGGTCAAAGGTAATTTACATTGGTTTGAATGGGAATGTACCGGCGTGTATACATATGTATTAGTTTAGTCAAATGTATCTGATCGCAGAAAAAAATATCGGTTGGAGCAAAAGATATTCATAAGGAAACCGCAACAGCGTGGAGTGAGCGGCTGCACAGGCTGGCTCTGGAGCATCCCGGCACACTGACGCAGCCATGTTTGGCCAGCCCTGGGGCCAGGACACCCCAGATCGGCTCTGTTGATGTCCAGACTCTGGGCTACCCGTGGGCACGATGCTGCTGTGCTCCCTGGGATGAAGGGAGCCTGTTATCGGCCACGGGCAGGACTTGGCTTGGGCGCAGGCACGCGTCTCGCTCGGGCAGAGCACGCGCCTTGAAAAGAGCAGGGGTTAATCAAATCCTTTTGACTCCATTTTTTATCGAGCTCAAGAGGGGCTGTCCTATTAATTAGAAAGGCTTTTTCATGTAAAACACAGGCTCTTTTGCAGATAAGAAGGGACGATGCTCGATTTTGCCATGGCACAGATACATGTGTTATTCCCTGACATCCATTCACAGGCTGCAGCCACTTCCCAACAGCTCTTTTGTTCACTACAGAGCTCTATAggtgtatatgtacatacatatatatttaaagcaCTAATTTTTTTACTGGATGCAAGTAAGTCCCCCAATATCCatagcaggaaggaaaagatgtGCCCGGAGCTGCCTCCATCCCCAGGCAGGACCAGGGTCCTCACAAggggggcaggatccggcccatGCAGTACAGAGGATTACATCTGACGGCGAGAAGTGAGCAGCGGAGCAGATGCACCGTCTTACAAATTATGGCAGAAACACAGGCAGCCATCTGCACCCCATCCCCAGCCAGGATTTCTGTGCTGTGCTCAAAGCCGGCCCCTCAAAGCCCCCAGCCACCATCTCACCCCAACCACAGTGTGGGCAACACTGGGAAGAGACTGAGGTCTGACCTCTTCCAGGCTGGGCAGGCAGAAACGGTGTTTCTCTCCCCAACAAAAAATATTCTGGGAAATCTCTGTGGCTCCAGGGCTGCCTCCCATGCCACCAGCCATGCCCTGGCACGGACACGGAGCCAGGGACGGGCAGTGCTCAGGCAGCGCTGGCGGCTCCACGGCCGACCGGTCCCGTTAAACTGCTACACATCACTTCCCTGATGCTTATGGATTTTTCCTTAATGCCGCAAATTAAGGTAATTGGGCTCGGTTGGCCGATGAATCCAGCTGAActtggcaggaggagggagcGTCCGTGCTGAGATTGATCCCGTTCATCCCCGGCTGTGCCCGCGTGCCTGGGGCTGGTCctcaccccagctctgccccttgGCTCTCTTACCTGCCCTTTTGCTCAGACAGACCCCAAAACCCATCCTGAAATCCCTTCCCTCAGCTGCAGCTTCATCCAGACGAGGCGGTCATTCTTGGATCAGGAGTTTTCTCCTCTCCAGGCACTTTTCCCTATGCATTTCCCTGCTGCCTACTTAAATCCTCCCTGTAATGGCATCCTCACTGGCTCGGCCGTGGCAGCTGGGCGTCGAGGTGCAACCGAGTGGCGAGTGCCAGGGATTAAAACACGGTATTTGCGTCctctgggggaaggagggcagtGTCTGGGCAGAGCCCGGAGCTCCAGGGATCTGGTTTCACACTCCCTTTTGTTCCCAGCCCTGTCCCAGTCCTTCCCGCTCGCCCACCAGCCTCCTCGGCATGCGGAGGGGACGATGCCGGGGCAGCAGTGTGGGCAGCCAggccggcagccccccccgcaccccagccATCAGGTCAGGGCCATGCCAGGCATGGCAGAGCTTGGGGGGCCACGGTGGTGGCTGATAGGCATCGTTGTGCTGCCAGCACCATTCCCACCCCAGCACACCTATGGCCCCAGGGCAAGACAAAGGGGAGGGGAGATAAAATTAAAAGGctaaaaatactgaagacaaaACAGAACTGCCCCAATCGCCAGTGGTTCTGCTCTGTGAGGGCGGTGGGTACGGGTCTTAGACCCGAGCAGAGGCTTTGTAGgattgctgcctgcctgcctgcgggtTTGGTGGctcctgctgcagaaatgcagccttTGGCCAGGACGGCCGTGGCGTGCCCAGGCTGGTGAGCTGCGGCAGCTGGGCAGCGTGAGTGCCGGTGCTCCTGGGTGCTGCAGGATGTGGCCCCGCACCGGCTGCCAGAGCCTGGAATGGGGAGAGTTAATTGTGTGTGTCTCGCCTGGACTAGGGCGAGCAAGTGTTTGGCTTAACTGGGTGACAGGTGCCTCGGTGGGGGGTGACACATGAGAGAGGAGCCCTGCATGCCTGCCCGACTTTGCAGGAGCTCAGCATCCGCCTCCGGCCTTGTCCTGGCACTCTCGGATGGGGCACTGCATCTGAGCTGGCGCTGCAGCGGGATGGTCCCCTTCATCCAGAGATGGGGTGGCCGGCAGCCTCTTCTGCTCTTCAAGCATCACAAGCGATGGGACCCCCATTGCACCCAGGACAGCGGGGCTCCTCTGCTTCCAGCAGCCGAGCAGCACCCAGCTTTGCCATACCAACGCTGCGATGGGGTATGAAGGCTCCCAGAGATGCCTGGCAGGACCGAGGTGAAACATCCACGTCCCAAGGCTTGGGGGACTGTAGCAGGGGGTCCCCCCAGGCCAAGTCCTCCCTGCATGTCCCAGCGAAGGGGAAAAGCCCAGCCGCAGCCCGAGTGACAAACGCAGGTGGGATTGCTCCTGTGTAGTCCCCGCCATGGGTCAGCATCTCCAGTGTGGGAGCTGCGGGGCCGCCTGGCACTTCATTAACCTTGAAACCGTCTCTGGCTCACATGTCACATCAGCCAGTGACAACAACAAGCTGCTATTCCAGATTAGAGAGAGAGGGACACAGAAAGTCAGAGACAACAGGGTTGGGGGTGGCTAACTTACCTATTACAGCCAAAAGTGGGCATGaggttatttttaacccagaGTGGGATGTATTTATTGTTTCAGCCCAGGGGAAGCGAGGGACTGCCTCTGAGACACCTCTCACAGCAACATCGGTGTGAAGCCATGGTGAGTACCGAGAGCCCAAAGCTTCAGCGGGAAAAGGCAAAATCTGTTAGCTTTTTCACCAGGATAGCTTTAAGAGGCAGGGAGCAACAGACATGACAGGGATTTGATGGCCAAGGGTCCCTCCTGCCCTGGAAAGGGGGTGAGCAAGCCAtctggctgcatcaaaagcatCCCACGGGGAACACAGAGGTGTCTCCCACGCTAGCAGAGCTTTCTAACTGAGACAGACTGCTTTGGGGTCCAAATGCCatctttctgctttcccttcctctATGCAGTGAGAGGAAAGGCTGTTGTGTCCCCCAAAATCCTCCCGCTCTGTCTCCTCCTGGCAGACCCCCCCAATTAGAGGGAAAAGCTGGCGGAGCATGCGGCTAGACCGAGGGACAgtgggcagggtgggagggtgAACGGCTCTGTCCTCCCCTCCTGTTCAAAAGACACATCAAGCCATTTTTGGTTGTTTCAAGCCTCAGCACAGGagaaggcagatttttttaataagcaaacaTTTCGATAAGTGTTGTGTTCTTAGCAAGAGACAGAGAAAGTTAAGGAAGCACCTAACAACTACAGCCCTTGCATGCAACCTCAGCAGTGCTCCCAAACCTGCGTTTCTACCCGGGGAGATCTCACCCCAGTGCCGATCCTTTTATCTGCAATAGCCTTTGGTGGGGAACTGATTTCCCAACTCATCTTTCTTTGGACCTATTTGCCTAAATTCATCGGGAAAGCAAAGATGGAGCTGTAATTTAAGCAGGGATCTTAATGTCCCTCAGTATCTTGGAGGGTCACATGTGCCCAGAGCTCCTGAGCAATGCATGGGAAAACCACCAAGCACCCAAGTGCAGCGGCAGCACTAGCCCAGAGCTACCATGAAGGACTCACGACTAAGAATAGGGTAGTTTCATGCTTTTATTCCACACCATAAAAAGCCAGTGAGTTAGTGATACATACTTGAACCCCTGCAGGCACCCAAGAAAGCCAAGAAGAGGATTGAAGGTGCTAATTCCAACGTCTTCTCCATGTTCGAGCAGGCCCAGATCCAGGAATTCAAAGAGGTAGGTGGGTTTGGTAGAAATGACTGAGGGTCCTTGATGCAATGTGACCTTCAGCTCTTTCGTCAGCGCTTTCACATCGGTGACAGCTGGTTTGCAACAAGAGGCAGCATGCCTGGTTTTgagtcattttattttaaaagtgcgAATAACAACTCAGTGACATTGTTAAATACGGCATCGCCTCAAAGCTTCCCAGGAGCCTGCACCCCACAGAGGAGCTGGCAGCATCCAGGAGAGCAGGAGCACATCTCCCAGCTAGCTCCCACCCACTGTGCCAGGAGCTTTTCATGACTTACCCCCTGCACGCCTGGCACATGGCCCTGTGCAGATCCCAGTTACGGGGATAACTGGTCCCAGCTGGGGGAGCTGATAGCTCAGGCTGTCCTCCCTTGTTGGTCTCATCCTGGGGTGACAGGGCTTTGGCCAAGGGGAGGATCTGTACAGCATTAGGGTTTGGGCTGCCATAGGAAGCCATCACCCTGCATCACCCAAGGGTGCAGGGGCCAGGATTCCTGCTGGATTAGGGTGATGGTTGTTGCTCCCTCGCTGGGTGAGGACCCCCAGAGTCCcatcctgggagagctcaaagTGCCCTTGTCCCATCCAAGtcaaagggaggaggaggagggtacTAAAGCTTTTGCAAAGGCCGACAACTCTCCCTTTCCCTgtgctccctgctctcctcctgtgCTTCCAGGCATTCACCATTATGGATCAGAACCGGGACGGCTTCATTGACAAGGCTGATCTGAGAGACACGTTTGCTGCGCTCGGTGAGCCCCCTTTTAGGACCCTCCCCTCCCCTACAGCTTCGACGACATTAGACCTATTAAGTAAGAAACCAGCTGTGAGCCCCCATTTAACCAAGCCCCAGTGGTTAACTGGATCTCCTATTTTGCTGAAAACCTCCCGATCCAAAACCACTTCTGTTAGCCGGTGAGATCCTATGTGGGGTGACTCAGAGCAGCTCCCGCAGCAGCGGGTGTTTAATCCTGTAGGTACTAGCGGAGAGCCAGCTCCTGGATTATACACAGCCAAATGCTCCCAGCCTTTGTGTGTGCTAAGCAGCACCTGGCTGTGCCCAACCCACACCATCCCTGGGTGTATGGGCATTAGGGGGATGTATGGGATTTGTGGGAAACCATGAAGTTGTGAGCTTGGCTCTCTTATCATAGAGGCCAAGACAAACCAGCGATGGGGCCGGGGAGTCCCAAAGACAACCCAACCTCAGGTAGAAGGACATAGGCATTCAGTCCATTTCACTTCTGACACTGGGGGCCAGGGGGAACCACAGCACTGGTGGTTTTGACCCAAAACATCTACCGAGGAGGGCTGAAGCAGGCTGATCCATGCAGCAGTGAGGgaaagaagcagcacagctcAGTCCTTTACAGCCCTCTTTTCTGTGATCCTGGAGCCTGAGAAACCAGAGCAGGAGATGTCCAGCCCACCTGTCCTCTGCCAGCACATGATTCTCCCATCCTCCCTTGCCGTTCCTTGTCAGAGGTGGCTCTCCATGGCTTTGCCGCTTCCCTCGGGTGGGGGAAAAACCTCCAGGCCAAGGCTCCTGTGGTGTGTTTTTAGCCCCCCGCACATAGAGCAGAGCCTGGAGGTCTGCATGCATTTACAGCCGGACATGGACACGTGATTCATCCAATGCTGCTCTCCCCTAGGGCGCCTGAATGTGAAAAATGAGGAGATTGATGAGATGATAAAGGAGGCACCTGGTCCAATCAACTTCACCGTGTTCCTCACCATGTTTGGGGAGAAACTGAAGGGTGAGAGGGCACCCAGGGAGCTGGGGGTGGTTGATGGGCACCCACACCATCAGCAATATCCTGTCCCACCTGGGGAAGCCACCCAACTCTCAGGGCCTCCATCACCCTTCCAGGCTCCTTGGAGGCCTCAGATGGGAGCTGCTAAAGGAAAGGCAGGTGGCACCGACTGCCATACTGCGGTGTACAGAGCCCACGAAGTGGGTCGGAGCAAAGATTCCTTCCACACCACGGCCAAGAGGTGACACCTGGGGACGACAATGGGATACTTGCGAAATTATCTCCCTCACCCATCTCTCCCACATCCCTTAGTGCCACCTTCTCCCAGTGGCatcacagggaccccccccaaagATAGAGGCTTCAGTGGGACCATCACCAGCAACAGCCTCTCTCCCCAGGAGCTCCAGTCCTTGTCCTCCAAATCCTGGACTTGGGCactctccctgcctccccatcCCGAGACACCACAGATAGAACAAACTCAGAGTCACATACCCTGAGCAACTGTCCCCAGGGAGGTCCCTGTGCCCCCAAACTCATGCTGCCTTGCAATACAAACAGTCCCAAAGGCAGTTGGGGGGGTATGAGCAGGTCTCTGTGTCCCGGTTCCCCCAGCcatataaaaaaaccaacaggctgTGATGCTGCTGTCCCCATAGAAAGAGGGGATGGGACATCTTGCATTGACTCTGAACCTGCTGACACCAATGGCAGCACCAACAGCCACCCTGGCAAGGGCACTGGCTACAGCATGGCTTTGACCCAACGGCCCCGTCCGGCTGCACCCTGTATCATTTATGCAACCCAAGGCATGCAGCCTCCACGCAGATCTCCAGGAGGCTACACAGCCCCAAGGGCCTGTGCCTGGAGCTCTATAAATACACCCGAAAGATTAGATAGACGCTGGCTGCCAGGGCAGTGGTGACACAGACTGCTTTGGGGACACACCACGACCCTACATCTGCTCCTCTTCGTGCCAGCACTCGTGCTCGAGGCCCCAGCTGCAGGGTTGGCATTCCTGCAGGGcctcctgcttcccagcctgCACCCCATCTTCCTCCCAAAGGTGGGGGAAAGCAGGAGGGTGCAGATGGCTTCCTTCTCCACTGCCTCCAATGGCCATGGCCATGTCACCCGCAGGTGCTGACCCGGAGGAGACGATCCTGAATGCGTTCAAGGTGTTCGATCCAGAGGGGAAAGGCCTGAAATCCGCCTAGTGAGTGCAGGGGTgtgcaggggaggggggcagtCATCCCCACCGAGGCCCCCCTGGTGCTCACCATGCTCTCTTGTTTGCAGCATCAAAGAAATGCTGATGACGCAGGGCGAGAGGTTTTCCCAGGAAGAGGTACGAGCTCCTTCCCACCCTCTGCCAGCCTCCCACACCCTCCATCCTGACAggccccccagccctcctcccagccccagccacaAACCTTCTGTGCCACCTTTTCACCCTGGCTCTTTCCCCGCAGATTGATCAGATGTTCGCAGCCTTCCCTCCAGACATATCTGGCAACCTGGATTACAAAAACCTTGTCCATGTCATTACACACGGCGAAGAGAAGGACTAGCCCATGCTCAGTGCTGGGGCTGGAACTGTGAGATTGCCTCTCTCTAGGTCACACGGGGGGGTCCCTTTGCCCCTCCCTCTGGGGAACACATAAATGGCATCCACATTAAACTGCCTTTTGACGAGAGGAAATCCAGCCGCTTGTGTGAGCAGTGCTTGGCCTTGCATGGTGTGTCTGCACGGTGCGTCCATGCCCAGCGGGAGCTCCCAGACTCATCCCAGATCCCACTGCCCTCAGCCTCCTGGCCCCACTGCATATCACCCTTGTGTGCCCTCGGGTCCCTCTTCACTGCCATTTCCCAGGCtagcccagctcccagccccaaaCAGCCTGTTTCGCACTGGGCTGTGGCTAGCAGCCATCTGGTCCCACCAACCCAGGACCAGCACTGAGCTCAGCTTTACTTaggcagcagagagctgcctgcTTCTCCCAGCTTAGCAGGGACATACAGCAAGCGCGCTCATCCCCCCTGCGTCCCCCCATACCGTCCCCGGGCCCCTCGGAGCAGGCATGGTGCAGGACTGGGACCATGGTCCCCATCTCCTCCCTAGCAGCCACGTGATGCCCAGCTGCAGGAAGCATGTTGGGTTGTGCAACAGGGACGGCATCCTGCCAGAGAACAGCTGTTTCTGCCCCGGCTGTGGCTACGCTCAGCAGTGGGCGAAGCCATGCCAAAATACCACCCAGCAAGGTTTTGAAGCCTGCAGAAGGCGTTGGGCTCCTTCCAGAGGGGAAAGGAGATGGAATGACATCCAGGTCGCAGAAGCAGAGGGGAAGCTCAAGAGTGAAACTGTTTATTTAATTCATCCCCGCTGGGCGTTCACACCTTAACGCCATTTCTCCCCTTCTTGCCCGTGCCGGTGGCGTTGCCCCGCTCCTTCTCACGGCTCTGGAGAATCAGCTGGCGCAGCTGACCGTGGTCCAGTGGCACTTCCACTGCCCAAGAAAATGGCCACCCCGTCATACGCGCAGTCACAGCCCTTATATACCCGGTGGGGCAGGACAGGCTGGTTGGGATTGGCTGGGTGGACAGGTAACAGCGGGGGATTGGCCAGACAGCCGGGGGGAATTGTGGATTGGCTGGCTGCGTGGCCACAgcccctccctcccacctcccacaCTCACAGGCGTCGATGGCGTCGGTGGTGCTGTCCAGAGTGGGGGGTGGCGGGCAGAGCTGGGCCCGATCCATCGGCCGGAGGAGTCTGGTGCCATCCAGCAGTGGGTTGGTGAAGGGCTGGGCCGGATGCGAGTCATTAGCCGACGTGTAGCGCAGGATGGACTCCATCAGCAGGAGCTCGTTGGCCTTCTTCTCCACGAGACCTGGGTGGGAAGGAGCACTGTCCTGCAGGGCCCCTGCACCAGGCCCCTGCCCAAACCCACCCCTGGCTGTTTGCTGAGCCGGGCATCCATTGATTTCCCCGAGGGAGTGCCGTCAGGCAGCCTGTATCCCCAGAGGCAAGGGCCCAAGGCTGGGTCCCACACCCAGAGCCAAGATGAGGGCTTGGGGGGTCCACTGGGATGTTTATACAGCCGGGCGAGCTCCTGAATTTGCTGGGAGTTTGCTACCCCAAATTCACATTAGGGATGCCCACGCATGATGGGGCAGGGGAAAACAAACAGCCCAATTAAAACAGAGTGCAAGCAGGTGGTAGACATACAAGGTCCAGGCCATGTGGTGGGGGAAGACGGGTAGCCCTGACCCACCAAAAAACTGCATCAGGTTCAGATCTGTGATCTGCCCGTTTTCTCCGAGCTGCTTCATTATCTTTGTAGCATCACAGTTGATTTCTCTGAACAGGAGCTCCATGTTGGTTTTGAGCTGGCCCAGAACTTTGCTGCTCTCTTTGCATTTGTCTTCGTACCGGTTGGCTTCCTCAGTGGTTTCCATTAGTTTTTCCTATCACGAAAGGTATTGCTAGGTGTCACACCAGCCCCCTGCTCTCCCCGCCACCCCAGTGCTGGCCAGTTCCAGTCTGGGCACTGGAGATATCccaggagaggctgtgggatgctcccagccctgcaggggaAAGGTTCTATGAAGGGGATCCTAAGCTCCCCTTGCTGCAGATGAGGCCCCAGGCGCTGGAGGACCAAGGCTGGCAGGAGCCCTGCAGTCACCCTCTCATCATGCGCTGGGAGACAGGGCTGCCAAAGCCAATGCAGGGCCCTTTTCTGCCCATGCCTCTCTAGCCAATGGCCAGATCAGCGTTGACGGGACCAGACTCCTCAGGACACGTGTCGGGCCAGACAGGGGTCTGCTGCCCTTGCAGAGGGAAATCCCAGCCACCATacctccagctccttcagcacaTGAAGGCTGCTGTTCTCTGCATCTTCCTGGTCCATCATGAGGGCCGTAATTTCGTTCTGTGTAAAGACAAGCACATGCAGGGGGTACTGGCTGAATGCCCACCAGATGCGTCTAACAGAGGCTGGGGCCATCCCTCCACCCTGGAAGCAGGGACATTCCACTTGACCCCTCTGGGGACCAGTGTCCCCAGGCCAGGAGGGCAGGTGATGACCCCACAACAGGCAGCACTTCTCACTCCAGCTAGCCCCACACACAGCCGAGGCAGCTCTTGGCCCTCCTGGATACTGCAGTATTTTTGCTGGG
Above is a genomic segment from Harpia harpyja isolate bHarHar1 chromosome 9, bHarHar1 primary haplotype, whole genome shotgun sequence containing:
- the MYL2 gene encoding myosin regulatory light chain 2, ventricular/cardiac muscle isoform: MRLFLTQSGMYLLFQPRGSEGLPLRHLSQQHRCEAMAPKKAKKRIEGANSNVFSMFEQAQIQEFKEAFTIMDQNRDGFIDKADLRDTFAALGRLNVKNEEIDEMIKEAPGPINFTVFLTMFGEKLKGADPEETILNAFKVFDPEGKGLKSAYIKEMLMTQGERFSQEEIDQMFAAFPPDISGNLDYKNLVHVITHGEEKD